A region from the Tahibacter amnicola genome encodes:
- a CDS encoding ATP-binding protein yields the protein MPPAVQRPPAEILHGDELAELIQSDRDPKPPGWQLSLRAVRRFITGDSATGRPAKLMVPLSLVDRAMVTLASGRGLLLVGEPGTAKSLLSELLAAAISGTSVLTVQGGASTTEDQIKYGWNYALLLNEGPSPRALVPGPILTAMREGRIARFEEITRCPAEVQDSLLSILSERVLMVPELAGDEGVIYANAGFNLIATANTRDRGVNEMSAALKRRFAFETVFPISSLDDELALVTREAQRLLRQSGVSLTPPDDVIEVLVSSFRELRAGLDADGGGMERLSTVLSTAEAVSVAHAVGLRGYYLRGDAGDPGDIVEALLGTAVKDNADDLKKLRRYLEQKVSKRAGTAWRAFYEARHRLPSA from the coding sequence GTGCCCCCTGCCGTCCAACGCCCGCCTGCGGAAATCCTGCATGGCGACGAACTGGCGGAGCTGATCCAGAGTGACCGCGATCCGAAACCGCCGGGTTGGCAGCTGAGTTTGCGCGCGGTGCGACGGTTCATCACCGGGGATAGCGCAACCGGGCGGCCGGCCAAGCTGATGGTTCCGCTCAGCCTGGTCGATCGCGCCATGGTGACCCTGGCCAGCGGGCGCGGACTCCTGCTCGTGGGCGAGCCGGGTACTGCCAAATCGCTGCTGAGCGAATTGTTGGCAGCCGCGATATCCGGCACCAGCGTGCTGACCGTACAGGGCGGTGCCTCCACCACCGAGGACCAGATCAAGTACGGCTGGAACTACGCCCTGCTGCTCAACGAAGGCCCCAGTCCGCGCGCCCTGGTGCCGGGGCCGATTCTCACGGCAATGCGCGAAGGCCGCATCGCGCGCTTCGAGGAAATCACGCGCTGTCCCGCCGAAGTGCAGGACAGCCTGCTGTCGATTCTTTCCGAGCGGGTGCTGATGGTTCCCGAGCTGGCCGGCGACGAGGGTGTGATCTATGCCAACGCGGGCTTCAACCTGATCGCAACAGCCAACACCCGCGACCGCGGCGTGAATGAAATGAGCGCCGCACTGAAGCGGCGTTTTGCGTTTGAGACCGTGTTTCCGATCAGCAGTCTCGACGATGAACTCGCCCTGGTCACGCGCGAGGCGCAACGGCTCCTGCGCCAGTCGGGCGTGAGCCTGACGCCGCCGGATGATGTGATCGAAGTGCTGGTATCCAGCTTCCGTGAACTGCGTGCCGGGCTGGACGCCGACGGCGGCGGCATGGAGCGGCTATCCACCGTGCTCTCGACCGCCGAAGCCGTCAGCGTGGCGCATGCGGTGGGCCTGCGCGGCTACTACCTGCGCGGCGACGCGGGCGACCCGGGTGACATCGTCGAGGCGCTGCTGGGCACCGCGGTGAAGGACAACGCCGATGACCTGAAGAAGCTGCGACGCTACCTCGAACAGAAGGTGAGCAAGCGCGCCGGTACGGCGTGGCGCGCATTCTACGAGGCCCGCCACCGCCTGCCCTCGGCGTGA
- a CDS encoding DUF695 domain-containing protein, with protein MNESISDNWAVVRSAFDGDDLDTVFRFRTRIPAQRIRSKHPMLMILRWPYPAKKDGMPRQKDIQRMSAFEDALESAIEATGIGIQAACLTGNGRRSWRYFAADPAVFLATLQPLLDTFAPEPHLFKQREDPTWEALAELMSLLECVDDEE; from the coding sequence ATGAATGAGTCGATTTCCGATAACTGGGCGGTTGTCCGCTCGGCATTCGACGGTGACGATCTTGATACCGTCTTTCGTTTCCGCACGCGGATTCCCGCGCAACGAATCCGGTCGAAGCACCCGATGCTGATGATTCTGCGATGGCCTTATCCCGCCAAGAAGGACGGGATGCCCCGCCAGAAGGATATCCAGCGCATGAGCGCGTTCGAGGACGCGCTGGAATCGGCCATCGAAGCAACCGGGATTGGTATCCAGGCCGCATGCCTGACCGGCAACGGCCGTCGCAGCTGGCGCTACTTCGCGGCCGACCCGGCCGTCTTTCTGGCAACGCTGCAGCCGCTGCTGGACACCTTCGCGCCGGAGCCTCACCTGTTCAAGCAGCGGGAGGATCCGACCTGGGAAGCGTTGGCTGAACTGATGTCCTTGTTGGAGTGTGTGGATGACGAGGAGTGA
- a CDS encoding DUF5682 family protein yields the protein MNASVEIIGVRHHSPACARLVAARLRDWRPDRVLIEGPSDFNDRIEELQRPGHVAPVAIFSYYSDSEHTHHCYAPFSDYAPEWIALRVAPEIGAKVQFIDLPYWHEGSRGRAQVVGDADAARRHRARERALAQRLGLDDGDALWDHLFEQALPTDQLAARLATYFDELRAGELGDASDRARETYMAHCIAHARAEGGRVLVVCGGWHRPALLRLAESATAGPADLHLAVPPSIQRQGSFLIPYSDRRLEALGGYGAGVQSPAYYRWLYEHGAEGAAERALRAVVSRLRAGRQSVSTAGLVAATTRMHLLAHLRGHAQPLRVDVLDGLLDAMSSEALSAPPPWQSRGVLSMQDDPVLREALLALTGDTVGRLAPGTPLPPLVADVNELLERHALAGEGTLQLDRQRDAHRPRLETLWRLRVLRIPGFDYRGSSAPQAARQLGADQYPCEEWHLRPGDTRHVALVEAGAYGPTLQAAALRRLRESVADAAQIDDLAELYVTALRAGYDDFGASVLPDLHAAVLHCTEHGPLGRAGLRLFGLLRNRLGPSDSGVLLLPALDAIVNRVLWLLEGLSAPNQPASTDDVVALQLVDRVLGDDAAGGIVTGSLLDTLHRLGGNADLPPSARGATFGVLWRHAPVDAVETPLLAAVKAYAHGEPLGDFLFGLFALARTECARSSQLLGVLDGVVSAMTEQEFLVAAPALRQAFHYFPPRERAQIGMQVAQRHREGDHVDSDWMRLPCSIDDLRRSARLLASIERLRTRFGL from the coding sequence GTGAACGCCTCTGTCGAGATCATTGGCGTCCGCCACCACAGCCCCGCCTGCGCGCGGCTGGTGGCGGCGCGCCTGCGCGACTGGCGCCCGGACCGGGTGCTGATCGAAGGCCCCAGTGATTTCAACGACCGTATCGAGGAACTGCAGCGTCCGGGACACGTCGCGCCCGTCGCTATTTTCAGCTATTACAGTGATAGCGAGCACACGCACCACTGCTATGCGCCCTTCAGCGACTACGCGCCGGAATGGATCGCCCTGCGCGTGGCCCCGGAAATCGGTGCGAAGGTTCAATTCATCGACCTGCCCTACTGGCACGAAGGCTCCCGCGGACGTGCGCAGGTGGTCGGCGATGCGGATGCCGCGCGGCGCCATCGGGCCCGCGAACGCGCGCTGGCGCAGCGCCTGGGCCTGGATGATGGCGATGCGCTGTGGGATCACCTGTTCGAGCAGGCGCTGCCCACCGACCAGCTCGCGGCAAGGCTGGCCACCTACTTTGACGAGCTGCGCGCCGGTGAGCTCGGCGACGCCAGCGATCGCGCGCGCGAAACCTACATGGCGCACTGCATCGCGCATGCACGGGCCGAGGGCGGCCGCGTCCTGGTCGTCTGCGGCGGTTGGCATCGACCGGCGTTGCTGCGGCTGGCAGAGTCTGCCACGGCCGGTCCGGCGGATCTGCACCTGGCCGTACCGCCGTCGATCCAGCGCCAGGGCAGTTTCCTGATCCCCTACAGTGATCGCCGCCTGGAAGCGCTCGGCGGCTACGGCGCCGGCGTGCAATCGCCGGCCTATTACCGTTGGCTTTATGAACACGGCGCGGAAGGCGCGGCCGAGCGCGCGCTTCGCGCCGTCGTCAGCCGTCTGCGCGCCGGCAGGCAGAGCGTGTCGACGGCGGGCCTCGTGGCCGCCACGACGCGCATGCACCTGCTCGCCCACCTGCGCGGTCACGCACAACCGTTGCGCGTGGACGTCCTTGACGGATTGCTCGATGCCATGAGCAGCGAAGCGCTCAGCGCGCCACCGCCGTGGCAGTCGCGTGGCGTACTGTCGATGCAGGACGATCCCGTGCTACGCGAAGCGTTGCTGGCGCTGACCGGCGACACGGTCGGCCGTCTGGCACCCGGAACGCCGCTGCCGCCGCTGGTGGCTGATGTGAACGAACTGCTGGAACGCCATGCGCTGGCCGGTGAGGGCACCCTGCAGCTGGATCGCCAGCGCGACGCCCACCGCCCGCGCCTGGAAACCTTGTGGCGACTGCGCGTCCTGCGCATCCCCGGCTTTGACTACCGCGGCAGCAGCGCGCCGCAGGCGGCGCGGCAGCTGGGCGCCGACCAGTATCCTTGTGAGGAATGGCATCTGCGCCCCGGCGATACGCGACACGTCGCCCTGGTTGAAGCCGGTGCCTACGGCCCGACGTTGCAGGCGGCGGCGCTTCGGCGCCTGCGCGAGTCCGTCGCCGACGCCGCCCAGATCGATGACCTCGCCGAGCTGTACGTAACAGCGCTTCGCGCCGGCTACGACGACTTCGGCGCAAGCGTCCTGCCCGATCTGCACGCCGCCGTGCTCCACTGTACCGAACATGGCCCCCTGGGACGCGCAGGCCTGCGCCTCTTCGGGCTGCTGCGAAATCGGCTCGGTCCGTCCGACAGCGGCGTCCTGCTGCTGCCGGCGCTGGATGCCATCGTGAACCGTGTCCTTTGGTTACTGGAAGGTTTGTCCGCACCGAACCAGCCGGCCAGTACCGATGATGTCGTGGCGCTGCAGCTGGTCGATCGTGTGCTCGGTGACGATGCCGCCGGCGGCATCGTCACCGGCAGCCTGCTCGATACACTCCATCGCCTGGGTGGCAACGCCGACCTTCCGCCCTCCGCGCGCGGCGCCACCTTCGGTGTGCTGTGGCGCCATGCGCCGGTCGACGCCGTTGAAACACCGCTACTGGCGGCCGTGAAAGCCTATGCACACGGCGAACCGCTGGGTGATTTCCTGTTCGGCCTGTTCGCACTCGCGCGCACCGAGTGCGCCCGCTCCAGCCAGCTGCTCGGTGTACTCGACGGCGTTGTCAGCGCAATGACCGAACAGGAGTTCCTGGTCGCCGCACCGGCATTGCGCCAGGCCTTTCACTACTTCCCGCCACGCGAGCGCGCGCAGATCGGCATGCAGGTCGCACAGCGGCATCGCGAGGGCGACCACGTCGACTCCGACTGGATGCGCCTGCCCTGCTCGATCGACGACCTGCGCCGCAGCGCGCGCCTGCTCGCCTCAATCGAACGCTTGCGAACACGGTTCGGCCTATGA
- a CDS encoding DUF3228 family protein, with protein MSIILTDFARARLFPKEARRNTIQDCTPEQFEHHLNSVTPLAVLDGYAPFCKLHVHRNWTSTRCLAAPITDENRHLLRSDYEARTKDELPVLVRWFEGLEPPVASFLIVILYSREQLAKEGTVTTAEWGIVGCMYTAEPVETPMAPITMMRNALGVEEGGSGVPLDRDAYQRSVAFWQTHANWRG; from the coding sequence ATGTCCATCATCCTGACCGACTTCGCCCGAGCGCGCCTGTTTCCGAAGGAAGCACGGCGCAATACCATCCAGGACTGCACACCCGAACAGTTCGAGCACCACCTCAACAGTGTGACGCCACTCGCAGTGCTCGACGGTTATGCCCCGTTCTGCAAGCTGCATGTGCATCGCAACTGGACCTCCACGCGCTGCCTCGCCGCACCGATTACCGACGAGAACCGGCATCTGCTGCGCTCGGACTACGAAGCCCGTACCAAAGACGAACTGCCGGTGCTGGTCCGCTGGTTTGAAGGTCTTGAGCCGCCAGTCGCCAGCTTCCTCATCGTCATCCTCTACAGCCGCGAGCAACTGGCGAAAGAAGGCACCGTAACAACCGCTGAGTGGGGCATCGTGGGCTGCATGTACACCGCAGAGCCGGTTGAAACACCGATGGCGCCGATCACCATGATGCGCAACGCGCTGGGTGTGGAAGAAGGCGGCTCCGGCGTGCCGCTGGATCGCGACGCATACCAACGCAGCGTGGCCTTCTGGCAGACACACGCGAACTGGCGCGGTTAG
- a CDS encoding VWA domain-containing protein: MTTITLTPLERWRLLLGESAERTLGGSGLSVTVQSMDRALEWLYGRDTQGDDRDVMSRERSADLGASALAVPEWINQVHSLFPRETIERLERDAVEHYKINELVTSPEVLKRVQPSQALLEAVMRTRHLMNPQVLAMARDLVAAVVRQLIEALAVELQQAFSGVRNRRQHTRFANARNFDAAATLRANLKHYDIRQRRLVIERALFNRRSTRHLERWQIILVVDQSGSMLPSVIHSAVTAACLSGLPGIDTHLLAFDTEVVDLTDERNDPVELLMKVQLGGGTDIQKAMRYAAERIDAPRRAIVVLISDFYEGASPHLLPRIVRELCAQGTRVLGLAALDQEAVPAYDREMAATLVAAGAEIGAMTPGQLARWLAEKLKGGRAG, encoded by the coding sequence ATGACCACCATCACGCTCACACCGCTGGAACGCTGGCGTCTGCTGCTGGGCGAGAGCGCCGAGCGCACGCTCGGGGGCAGTGGCCTCAGCGTAACGGTGCAGTCCATGGACCGCGCGCTGGAGTGGCTGTATGGCCGCGATACACAGGGCGATGATCGGGACGTGATGAGCCGGGAGCGTTCCGCTGACCTTGGCGCCAGCGCGCTGGCTGTGCCCGAATGGATCAACCAGGTGCACAGCCTGTTTCCCCGGGAAACGATCGAGCGCCTGGAACGTGATGCGGTTGAGCACTACAAGATCAACGAACTCGTCACCAGTCCTGAAGTGCTCAAGCGCGTGCAACCCAGCCAGGCCCTGCTCGAAGCGGTGATGCGCACCAGGCACCTGATGAATCCCCAGGTGCTGGCAATGGCGCGCGACCTCGTTGCGGCCGTGGTTCGGCAACTGATCGAAGCCCTCGCGGTGGAGCTGCAACAGGCTTTCAGCGGCGTACGCAATCGCCGGCAGCACACCCGTTTTGCGAATGCACGGAACTTCGACGCCGCGGCGACCTTGCGCGCCAACCTCAAGCACTACGACATTCGCCAACGCCGGCTGGTGATCGAACGGGCTCTCTTCAACCGGCGCAGCACGCGGCACCTGGAGCGCTGGCAGATCATCCTGGTGGTCGACCAGAGCGGCAGCATGCTGCCCAGCGTGATCCACTCGGCGGTTACGGCGGCATGCCTGAGCGGACTGCCGGGCATCGACACGCACCTGCTCGCTTTCGATACGGAAGTGGTCGACCTGACCGACGAACGTAACGATCCAGTGGAGCTGCTGATGAAGGTGCAGCTGGGCGGCGGCACCGATATCCAGAAAGCCATGCGCTACGCCGCAGAACGCATCGATGCGCCGCGACGCGCCATCGTGGTGCTGATCAGCGACTTCTACGAAGGCGCCTCGCCGCACCTGTTGCCGCGCATCGTGCGAGAACTGTGCGCGCAGGGGACGCGCGTACTGGGCCTGGCTGCACTGGACCAGGAAGCCGTTCCCGCCTATGACCGCGAAATGGCAGCGACGCTGGTTGCCGCCGGTGCCGAGATCGGTGCCATGACGCCCGGGCAGCTGGCGCGCTGGCTGGCCGAGAAACTCAAAGGTGGACGGGCCGGCTGA